A stretch of the Rosa rugosa chromosome 5, drRosRugo1.1, whole genome shotgun sequence genome encodes the following:
- the LOC133712916 gene encoding sucrose synthase 2-like: MRERIQDTLAAHRNELVSLLSRYVARGNGILQPHQIINELEKVIEEDEKMKKLKDSPFSKVLQSAQEAIVLPPFVAFALRPRPGVWEYVRVNVYELSVDHLSVAEYLLFKEELLDGECNDNYVLELDLEPFNATFPRPTRSSSIGNGVQFLNRHLSSIMFRNKESLEPLLDFLRTHKHDGHAMMLNDRIQSIPKLQSALAKAEEYLSTFPPMTPYSEFEFELQGMGFERGWGDTAGRVSEMVHLLLEILQAPDPSTLETFLGRIPMVFNVVIVSPHGYFGQANVLGLPDTGGQVVYILDQVRALENEMLLRIQKQGLDVIPKILIVTRLLPDAKGTTCNQRLERVSGTENTYILRVPFKTKNGILRKWISRFDVWPYLETFAEDASNEIAAELQGVPDLIIGNYSDGNLVATLLSYKLGITQCNIAHALEKTKYPDSDIFWKSYEDKYHFSSQFTADLIAMNNADFIITSTYQEIAGSQNNVGQYESHTAFTLPGLYRVVHGVDVFDPKFNIVSPGADMCIYFSYSDREKRLTALHGTIEELIYGAEQNDEHIGFLADRSKPTVFSMARLDRVKNLTGLVECYGKSTKLREMVNLVVVGGYMDAKNSRDREEMEEIEKMHDLIKKYDLNGQFRWIAAQMNRARNGELYRYIADTRGVFVQPAFYEAFGLTVVEAMTCGLPTFATCHGGPAEIIEHGVSGFHIDPYHPDQVAETLIDFFGQCQKDPSHWEKISGAGLKRIYERYTWKIYSERLLTLAGVYGFWKHVSKLERREERRYLEMFYILKYRSLVKSIPLAVDEQH; the protein is encoded by the exons ATGCGGGAGAGGATTCAGGACACGCTCGCCGCACACCGGAACGAACTTGTTTCTCTTCTCTCCag GTATGTTGCTCGAGGAAATGGGATACTGCAGCCTCATCAGATAATCAACGAGCTCGAAAAGGTGATCGAAGAGgatgagaagatgaagaagctaaAGGATAGCCCCTTCAGCAAAGTTCTACAGTCTGCACAG GAAGCAATTGTTCTGCCTCCTTTTGTGGCTTTTGCTCTTCGTCCAAGACCTGGTGTCTGGGAATATGTCCGTGTCAATGTATATGAACTCAGTGTGGATCATCTGAGTGTTGCAGAGTATCTCCTGTTCAAAGAAGAACTTCTGGATGGAGA GTGCAATGACAATTATGTGCTTGAACTTGATTTGGAGCCATTTAATGCAACATTCCCTCGGCCAACCCGTTCATCATCCATTGGGAATGGGGTTCAATTCCTTAACCGTCACTTATCTTCAATTATGTTCCGTAACAAAGAAAGTTTGGAGCCTCTTCTTGATTTCCTTCGTACGCATAAACATGATGGCCAT GCAATGATGCTGAACGACCGAATTCAGAGCATACCCAAGCTTCAGTCTGCTTTAGCCAAGGCAGAGGAATATCTTTCTACGTTCCCCCCAATGACACCATATTctgagtttgagtttga GTTACAAGGAATGGGATTTGAGAGAGGGTGGGGTGACACTGCAGGACGGGTGTCAGAGATGGTGCATCTACTCTTGGAAATTCTTCAGGCTCCAGATCCTTCTACACTCGAAACATTTCTTGGCAGGATTCCTATGGTGTTCAATGTTGTCATTGTGTCTCCACACGGCTACTTTGGCCAAGCAAATGTATTGGGTTTGCCGGACACTGGTGGGCAG GTTGTTTATATACTGGATCAAGTGCGGGCCCTGGAGAATGAGATGCTTCTTAGAATACAGAAGCAAGGACTGGATGTTATTCCAAAGATTCTGATT GTTACTCGACTGCTACCTGATGCAAAAGGAACAACATGCAACCAGAGATTGGAAAGAGTTAGTGGTACAGAAAACACATATATCTTGCGGGTACCCTTCAAGACTAAGAATGGAATTCTCCGGAAATGGATTTCAAGGTTTGATGTCTGGCCTTACTTGGAGACCTTTGCAGAG GATGCATCAAACGAAATTGCTGCTGAGCTACAGGGTGTTCCAGATCTGATCATTGGAAACTACAGTGATGGAAATCTTGTTGCAACTTTGTTATCTTATAAACTAGGAATCACACAG TGCAACATTGCTCATGCATTGGAGAAGACAAAGTACCCAGATTCTGATATATTTTGGAAAAGCTATGAGGACAAGTACCATTTCTCAAGTCAATTCACCGCCGATCTCATTGCAATGAACAATGCAGATTTCATAATCACCAGTACATACCAAGAGATTGCGGGAAG CCAGAACAATGTTGGACAGTATGAGAGCCACACAGCTTTCACTCTTCCTGGGCTGTATCGAGTTGTTCACGGGGTTGATGTTTTTGATCCTAAGTTTAATATTGTGTCTCCAGGAGCAGATATGtgcatatatttttcatattctGACAGGGAAAAAAGACTTACAGCACTGCATGGCACAATTGAAGAACTTATATATGGGGCTGAGCAGAATGATGAGCATAT TGGGTTCTTGGCTGATCGATCAAAGCCTACTGTGTTTTCCATGGCAAGACTTGATAGAGTGAAAAATTTAACTGGACTCGTTGAGTGCTATGGTAAGAGCACCAAACTAAGAGAAATGGTAAATCTTGTTGTGGTTGGTGGTTACATGGACGCCAAGAACTCTAGGGATAGAGAAGAAATGGAAGAGATTGAAAAGATGCATGACCTCATTAAGAAGTACGACTTGAATGGCCAGTTTCGATGGATAGCGGCCCAAATGAACCGTGCCCGTAATGGTGAGCTGTACCGCTACATTGCAGACACAAGAGGCGTCTTTGTGCAG CCTGCTTTCTACGAAGCTTTTGGCCTCACTGTTGTGGAAGCCATGACTTGTGGCCTTCCTACTTTTGCCACTTGTCATGGTGGCCCTGCTGAGATCATTGAGCATGGTGTCTCAGGGTTCCATATTGATCCCTATCACCCTGATCAAGTGGCTGAAACTCTGATCGACTTCTTTGGTCAGTGCCAAAAGGATCCTAGCCACTGGGAAAAGATATCTGGGGCCGGGCTTAAACGAATTTATGAAAG GTACACATGGAAGATATATTCTGAGAGGCTGCTCACATTAGCTGGGGTTTATGGCTTCTGGAAGCATGTGTCTAAGCTTGAGAGGCGAGAGGAAAGGCGATATCTGGAAATGTTTTACATTCTCAAGTACCGAAGTCTG GTGAAGAGCATTCCGCTGGCTGTTGATGAGCAGCACTGA